The Macaca fascicularis isolate 582-1 chromosome 11, T2T-MFA8v1.1 genome includes a region encoding these proteins:
- the CCDC59 gene encoding thyroid transcription factor 1-associated protein 26 isoform X1: MAPVRRAGKWWPGGFEARSEGVSAVEYRNKNVKQKTWRPNHPQAFVGSVREGQGFAFRRKLRIQQSYKKLLRKEKKVKTSLESQFTDRYPDNLKHLYLAEEERLRKQPRKVDHLLSEQVHQPLLEEQCSIDQACFEDQCSFDLPQPEEQCSKTVNYFTIPKKNKKKTSNQKAQEEYEQVQAKRAAKKQEFERRKQEREEAQRQYKKKKMEVFKILNKKTKKGQPNLNVQMEYLLQKIQEKS; the protein is encoded by the exons ATGGCGCCGGTGAGGCGGGCAGGGAAGTGGTGGCCTGGTGGTTTTGAGGCGCGTAGTGAAGGGGTTTCCGCGGTCGAGTACAGGAATAAGAATGTGAAACAGAAGACGTGGCGGCCTAACCATCCGCAAGCCTTCGTGGGGAGCGTTCGCGAGG GACAAGGCTTTGCCTTTCGAAGAAAACTGAGAATACAGCAAAGTTACAAGAAATTGCTGCGGAAGGAAAAGAAGGTTAAAACGTCACTGGAATCTCAATTCACAGATCGATACCCAGATAATCTGAAACATCTCTATTTAGCTGAAGAGGAAAGACTTAGGAAGCAGCCAAGAAAAGTTGACCATCTTTTGTCAGAACAAGTTCACCAGCCTTTGCTTGAAGAACAGTGTAGCATTGACCAGGCTTGCTTTGAAGATCAGTGTAGCTTTGACCTGCCTCAGCCAGAGGAACAATGTAGTAAAACAGTAAA CTACTTTAcaattccaaagaaaaataaaaagaaaacatcgaATCAAAAAGCACAAGAAGAATATGAACAGGTACAAGCTAAACGTGCTGCTAAGAAACAA GAATTCGAGAggagaaaacaggagagagaagaagccCAAAGGcagtacaaaaaaaagaaaatggaagtgtTTAAAATATTGAACAAAAAGACTAAAAAGGGCCAACCAAACTTGAATGTACAAATGGAGTACCTTCTtcaaaaaatacaggaaaaaagttaa
- the CCDC59 gene encoding thyroid transcription factor 1-associated protein 26 isoform X2, protein MAPVRRAGKWWPGGFEARSEGVSAVEYRNKNVKQKTWRPNHPQAFVGSVREGQGFAFRRKLRIQQSYKKLLRKEKKVKTSLESQFTDRYPDNLKHLYLAEEERLRKQPRKVDHLLSEQVHQPLLEEQCSIDQACFEDQCSFDLPQPEEQCSKTVNYFTIPKKNKKKTSNQKAQEEYEQVQAKRAAKKQEGWPEELKEPPVCKTGQSM, encoded by the exons ATGGCGCCGGTGAGGCGGGCAGGGAAGTGGTGGCCTGGTGGTTTTGAGGCGCGTAGTGAAGGGGTTTCCGCGGTCGAGTACAGGAATAAGAATGTGAAACAGAAGACGTGGCGGCCTAACCATCCGCAAGCCTTCGTGGGGAGCGTTCGCGAGG GACAAGGCTTTGCCTTTCGAAGAAAACTGAGAATACAGCAAAGTTACAAGAAATTGCTGCGGAAGGAAAAGAAGGTTAAAACGTCACTGGAATCTCAATTCACAGATCGATACCCAGATAATCTGAAACATCTCTATTTAGCTGAAGAGGAAAGACTTAGGAAGCAGCCAAGAAAAGTTGACCATCTTTTGTCAGAACAAGTTCACCAGCCTTTGCTTGAAGAACAGTGTAGCATTGACCAGGCTTGCTTTGAAGATCAGTGTAGCTTTGACCTGCCTCAGCCAGAGGAACAATGTAGTAAAACAGTAAA CTACTTTAcaattccaaagaaaaataaaaagaaaacatcgaATCAAAAAGCACAAGAAGAATATGAACAGGTACAAGCTAAACGTGCTGCTAAGAAACAA GAAGGTTGGCCTGAAGAACTGAAAGAACCTCCTGTTTGCAAGACAGGCCAAAGCATGTAA